TCCTGTTTGCATGATCGCTTGAATATTAATGCAAAGATTGGGTTTCAACAGGCAGAAATGGTTCAGTTTCTTAACAACAGCGGCGCGCCATTCACCGTCAACATCTACCCATATCTCAGCTTGTATGACAATGAAAATTTCCCCATTGACTATGCCTTCTTCGATGGCACCAACACTCCACTCACCGACCCAGCCAGTGGGGTTTCTTACACCAACGTCTTTGACGCCAACTTTGATACATTGGTCTCGGCACTGAAGGACGCTGGTGTGCCCAATCTGCCCATAATTGTGGGCGAGGTAGGCTGGCCTACTGATGGAGAAAAGAGCGCCACTGTGGCCAATGCCAAGAGGTTCTATGACGGCCTGCTCAAGAAGTTGGCCCAGAATGTGGGCACCCCTTTAAGACCAGGATACATCgaagtttttttgtttggcttGATTGATGAAGACGCCAAGAGCATAGCACCAGGCAACTTCGAGCGCCATTGGGGAATCTTTACCTTCGACGGCCAGCCAAAGTTCACCATGGACCTCATTAATGGCACGGACACGAACAAATCGCTCGTCCCAGCGACCAACGTGGAGTACCTGCCGCAACAATGGTGCGTTCTTCGTCAGGATGCCGACAACCTCACGGCAATAGCTGATAATGTGAACTACGCCTGTCAATACTCTGACTGCACTGCACTCTCGTATGGCTCGTCCTGCAGCAACTTGGATGTTCGATCGAATGCTTCATATGCTTTCAATATGTACTACCAGGTCCAGTCCCAGGTCGCTGGCAGCTGTGATTTTCAGGGCCTTGCGACGATGACCACCCAGAATGCTT
This window of the Nymphaea colorata isolate Beijing-Zhang1983 chromosome 2, ASM883128v2, whole genome shotgun sequence genome carries:
- the LOC116247157 gene encoding glucan endo-1,3-beta-glucosidase 8-like produces the protein MLVPRFLTCFCWLFSLSVCVKGLGINWGTQATHRLPPTVVGQLLKNNGITKVKLFDAEESVMSGLAGTGIEVMVAIPNKMLAAIAGDPDAAKQWVRRNVTRYNFNGGVNIKYVAVGNEPFLKSYNGTFDNVTLPALSNIQAALNDAGLGEQIKATVPLNADVYDSEFPSAGKFRPDISSKMAEMVQFLNNSGAPFTVNIYPYLSLYDNENFPIDYAFFDGTNTPLTDPASGVSYTNVFDANFDTLVSALKDAGVPNLPIIVGEVGWPTDGEKSATVANAKRFYDGLLKKLAQNVGTPLRPGYIEVFLFGLIDEDAKSIAPGNFERHWGIFTFDGQPKFTMDLINGTDTNKSLVPATNVEYLPQQWCVLRQDADNLTAIADNVNYACQYSDCTALSYGSSCSNLDVRSNASYAFNMYYQVQSQVAGSCDFQGLATMTTQNASQDGCIFPIQIQASSSNRMTTPSQFMVVAVAIFLAL